A window of the Fusarium poae strain DAOMC 252244 chromosome 3, whole genome shotgun sequence genome harbors these coding sequences:
- a CDS encoding hypothetical protein (BUSCO:25713at5125) — protein sequence MASLQASGAASHPYTCNTCQVAYRNIDLQKGHMKSDWHRYNLKRRVASLPPISADVFSEKVLQARAVSSAEADKAYFERACDICEKTYYSENAFQNHISSQKHKAKAAVSGQSVPGRADDETTSVVSSTFSLGEPVAPSQGEVDSDAEEEFSHVVEGLQKARISEQRPSPLKRPSHPQPSGEDAVSEDADAARASDSTTPVPTSQEPNMTLETCLFCNYASPTIPLNTHHMERFHGMFIPEKKYLVDIDGLLQRLQDKIRLHHQCLYCDKPKSTIFAVQTHMRDTGHCKIPYETEREQLEIGDFYDFRSTYSDGGDMSDEESVVDETSGGAKLGARRPAKVTGEDGEDVEDVGGADGWETDSSASSLDSADLTAVPAEGHIHQFERLDKHPHHSSQDPRQRHQADGWHSHAHKPTRAVFYDDYELHLPTGKSIGHRSLNKYFRQNLHNHPSAEERAERLAIEGSEEQAGSGSDGQLAQRGSKSREMVPRGMAGMAGAPEQQKRRARRAEERGRTLEQVHTKQKDLAYGKRLNNHKNYYYREQGGG from the exons ATGGCGAGTTTGCAGGCATCTGGGGCGGCCTCGCACCCATATACCTGCAATACCTGCCAAGTTGCGTACCGCAACATTGATCTGCAAAAGGGACATATGAAGAGTGATTGGCA TCGATACAATCTCAAAAGACGAGTGGCGTCTTTACCACCCATCTCCGCCGACGTCTTTTCTGAAAAGGTCCTGCAGGCGAGGGCTGTCTCAAGTGCAGAAGCCGACAAGGCCTACTTTGAACGTGCGTGCGATATCTGCGAGAAGACGTATTACAGCGAGAATGCGTTTCAGAACCATATTTCGAGCCAGAAGCACAAGGCAAAGGCAGCTGTCAGCGGACAATCTGTTCCCGGCCGGGCCGACGATGAGACTACCTCTGTCGTGAGCTCCACATTCTCTCTTGGTGAACCTGTCGCGCCCAGCCAAGGTGAAGTCGACTCTGATGCTGAGGAAGAATTCAGTCATGTCGTTGAGGGTCTCCAGAAGGCCCGCATTTCCGAGCAAAGGCCTTCTCCTCTCAAGCGACCTTCGCATCCCCAACCATCAGGCGAGGACGCTGTCAGCGAAGACGCAGATGCAGCACGCGCTTCGGACTCAACCACTCCTGTCCCCACATCGCAAGAGCCCAACATGACACTAGAGACTTGCTTGTTCTGCAACTATGCTTCCCCAACCATCCCTTTGAATACGCACCATATGGAGAGATTCCATGGCATGTTCATTCCAGAGAAGAAGTATCTTGTGGACATTGATGGCTTGCTTCAACGACTGCAGGACAAGATCCGATTACACCATCAATGTCTGTATTGCGATAAACCGAAGTCTACCATATTCGCGGTTCAAACACATATGCGCGATACGGGCCATTGCAAGATCCCTTACGAGACCGAGCGAGAGCAGCTTGAGATTGGAGACTTTTACGACTTCAGGAGCACCTATTCTGATGGCGGTGACATGAGCGACGAGGAATCCGTCGTGGACGAGACCAGTGGAGGGGCCAAACTTGGGGCACGCCGTCCTGCTAAGGTTACGggagaagatggagaagatgtCGAGGACGTCGGAGGCGCAGATGGTTGGGAAACGGATAGCTCAGCCTCCTCTCTCGATTCAGCCGATCTCACTGCTGTCCCTGCTGAAGGTCATATCCACCAGTTTGAGCGACTCGACAAGCACCCGCATCATTCATCACAAGACCCAAGGCAGAGACACCAAGCCGACGGATGGCATTCGCATGCCCATAAGCCAACCCGTGCTGTCTTCTATGACGACTACGAGCTTCACCTTCCTACAGGAAAGTCTATTGGTCACCGATCGCTGAACAAATATTTCCGCCAGAACCTGCATAACCATCCATCTGCTGAAGAGCGAGCCGAACGTCTAGCTATTGAGGGTTCAGAGGAGCAGGCTGGTAGTGGCTCGGATGGTCAACTTGCCCAAAGGGGCTCCAAGTCCCGTGAGATGGTGCCTCGTGGAATGGCGGGCATGGCAGGTGCACCAGAGCAACAGAAGCGACGTGCTCGCAGGGCAGAGGAACGAGGACGGACGCTGGAGCAGGTCCACACTAAGCAGAAGGACCTGGCATACGGAAAGAGGCTTAACAATCACAAGAACTACTACTACCGCGAGCAGGGTGGTGGTTAG